A window from candidate division KSB1 bacterium encodes these proteins:
- a CDS encoding TolC family protein, protein MKAHITLKAVALVVFGTSALVGEEPDTLRLSLQEAVVMALERNPAFAIQRLRPSIMEAALAEQRAAFEPNLTASVSRDKSHTQRFLGARPEPFEMTSQRTQYGAGVTQVLPTGTILAVDAAMSGSTSSIYLPQYSGNVGVTVTQPLLRGFGLGANLIGVRSAQIDLDISRYELQAMAERLVQDVEASYWGLYLAEQELAIQEQSLQLALQQLQESQERVAVGKLAELELASVRAEVARRKGAVIDAQTRYEQARIDLIYLLNPGPGVTWSTTPALLDHPTIMPDSLGPIQAHEELAMRYRPDLAQARLSLRRGQLQVAYTRNGLLPRLDVFVTFGRTSYARTFKEAAPDIESPFYSVNAGVNFQFPLIDAKARAQVGKAIKSREQLRLALQNMERLVQRDVRVAYADVVRTRQQIEASREARILQEKNLEAEMEKFRVGRSTNLLVLQVQRDLTSSRLNEVRAAVDYLKALTALHVMEGTLLVRRAIQLPDEP, encoded by the coding sequence ATGAAGGCACACATCACGCTGAAAGCAGTTGCACTTGTTGTATTCGGCACCTCGGCTCTAGTTGGAGAAGAGCCGGATACCCTGCGTCTGAGCTTGCAAGAGGCGGTGGTGATGGCGCTGGAAAGGAATCCTGCGTTTGCCATCCAGCGTCTCCGGCCCTCCATTATGGAGGCGGCCCTTGCCGAGCAACGGGCCGCGTTCGAGCCGAACCTCACCGCTTCAGTGAGCAGGGACAAGAGCCACACCCAGCGCTTTTTGGGCGCTCGCCCAGAGCCGTTTGAGATGACTTCTCAGCGCACTCAGTACGGCGCAGGGGTGACACAGGTGTTGCCAACCGGCACGATTCTAGCCGTCGACGCGGCCATGTCAGGCTCGACCTCCAGCATCTACCTGCCCCAGTACTCTGGCAATGTGGGCGTTACGGTGACGCAGCCATTGCTTCGTGGCTTCGGCCTGGGCGCCAATCTCATCGGCGTGCGCAGCGCCCAGATCGACCTGGACATATCGCGTTACGAGCTGCAGGCCATGGCCGAGCGACTGGTGCAGGATGTGGAGGCCAGCTACTGGGGGCTGTACCTGGCGGAACAGGAATTGGCCATTCAAGAGCAGTCCCTGCAGCTTGCGCTCCAGCAGTTGCAGGAGTCGCAAGAGCGCGTCGCCGTGGGCAAGCTTGCCGAACTGGAGCTCGCCTCGGTGCGCGCTGAAGTTGCTCGGCGAAAGGGTGCGGTCATCGACGCGCAGACGCGTTACGAACAAGCGAGAATAGACCTTATCTATCTCCTCAATCCCGGTCCGGGCGTCACCTGGTCCACTACGCCGGCGCTCCTAGACCACCCCACGATCATGCCCGACTCGCTGGGGCCGATTCAGGCACACGAGGAATTAGCCATGCGCTACCGTCCCGACCTGGCGCAGGCGCGTCTGTCTCTTCGCCGAGGGCAACTGCAAGTGGCGTACACACGGAACGGTCTCCTACCCCGTCTTGATGTTTTCGTGACCTTTGGCCGCACTTCCTACGCTCGCACCTTCAAGGAAGCAGCGCCCGACATCGAAAGCCCTTTCTACAGCGTCAACGCGGGGGTCAACTTCCAGTTCCCCCTGATCGATGCCAAGGCTCGCGCGCAAGTTGGCAAAGCAATCAAGTCCAGGGAGCAACTTCGCTTGGCGCTCCAGAACATGGAGCGGCTGGTGCAACGGGATGTGCGCGTGGCCTATGCCGACGTCGTGCGCACTCGGCAGCAAATCGAGGCCTCGCGGGAGGCGCGTATCCTTCAGGAGAAGAATCTCGAGGCGGAAATGGAAAAGTTCCGCGTGGGGAGGTCCACCAACCTCTTAGTGCTGCAGGTGCAGCGGGACCTCACCAGCAGCCGGCTCAATGAAGTCAGGGCAGCAGTGGACTACCTCAAGGCACTCACCGCATTGCACGTGATGGAAGGAACCTTGCTGGTCCGGCGGGCTATCCAGCTCCCTGATGAACCTTAG
- a CDS encoding peptidoglycan recognition protein family protein: protein MRWSGCCLGLVLGLACHCSIRSGSGIAVVEIPYPAELQVVRRADWGWQPLRASTAGHRVTRVTIHHSGEDFTPDREPVQYLRSLQNWSRSEKHWIDVPYHFFIDLEGRIYEGRPINYPGDTNTDYDPRGHGLICVLGNYEHQELTEAQFHALVALTAHLVRIYEVPLANIKGHRDYTDQTVCPGKNLYRHLEDGSLLRAVEDQLKR, encoded by the coding sequence ATGAGGTGGTCCGGTTGTTGTTTGGGACTCGTACTCGGTCTCGCGTGTCACTGTTCTATCCGCTCGGGGAGCGGAATCGCGGTCGTAGAAATCCCTTACCCCGCCGAGCTCCAGGTGGTACGCCGCGCAGACTGGGGATGGCAACCTTTGCGGGCCAGCACTGCGGGGCACAGGGTAACCAGGGTCACCATCCACCACAGCGGTGAGGACTTTACGCCTGACCGGGAACCGGTCCAGTACCTCCGGAGCCTGCAGAACTGGAGCCGCAGCGAAAAACACTGGATTGATGTTCCGTACCACTTCTTCATCGACCTGGAAGGGCGCATCTACGAAGGCAGACCCATCAACTACCCGGGTGATACCAACACCGACTATGACCCGCGCGGGCATGGGCTTATCTGCGTGTTGGGGAACTATGAGCATCAGGAGCTCACCGAGGCCCAATTCCACGCTCTGGTGGCCCTCACCGCGCACCTGGTGCGCATCTACGAGGTACCGCTGGCGAACATCAAAGGCCATCGCGACTACACTGACCAGACTGTATGCCCGGGCAAGAACCTCTATCGTCACCTGGAAGACGGAAGCCTGCTGCGGGCTGTGGAGGACCAGCTGAAGCGGTGA
- a CDS encoding PQQ-binding-like beta-propeller repeat protein encodes MRTSTAATLSVCLVAMQALAQIEIILDNEDPGFAVTGEWLTKTTGDPYGGSALYKRKGDGSAKARWRTLLTFPGYYRVEVHVVDGNYAEDTRLTIRTASGDTIMVDNQNYRPGWHLLGTFDLPETTWVEVNDYFEGAGRYVLADAVRLNSTANTYAISGELLFAEGSSRATSSIALFRHGIRQPVMRSTQEGTHHRFLFEKLPEGWYSLVAAAWGYDTLRVDSLLLQGGDLANLLFTLQPTPGPRYSIRGTLFLDDASDTACCRVVAYPDAFPLSACYDSVRHGQAFELSNLPEGVYHLRFLAQGYTPDTSSFVGVYLSGGDLQLEAVTLARVFSFAWISDSHVGAGTTEAGLVAILNAINKLAGSLDFLLHTGDLTERGSDSEIQQYLDMMRSCHLPVWSVPGNHDTKWSESGLHTLHRHFGAMRFSFSHHGFRIIGMNTGIPLRGGAGFFDPADIAWLRQELSRLDPPDTPIIFACHFPCDFSSMYNYWQVLDLLKGFRTAIILVGHGHSNRAYDFEGIPGAMGRDTYSSPPGFNVVTVSKREIVITPYTAEGQAGEPWLRIPCAASAQTQVQFVDLEEAEVVSGTRAVHVRIEVPATGGTWQVTHSRIGGGAVGGSLSGGPHEWSFSLPSGSLENGYHTVQVALTTSDGRRVSRTRGFLVQNAGPQAVWRYQAGAEVITAPACDGQRVYVGTSDGRIIALRLDDGTPAWPPLQTPGAVFASPAVREGVLYCGATDGTFYALNAANGQVLWTYQATGAVLTPPVVVDTTVYFAGSQTMYALGTKGHRRLWEYRASGMIECKPAVAGDLLLFGCWDRQFRALNRHTGQLRWSWNRTSSFYYAPAASWPAATPDRVFVSDPERYVSAISLANGATIWSSKTPEAWDSIGLSEDGTSTLYVRSLDGCLYAFLAGSPTQLQLWASNVGYGWDTTPSMPVEKGGIVFTGSKPGFVVAVASWGGLCWRYWLSHAYVATVTPLDGERVLAAALDGTVALIHAVGTEVPEASQSPPPPQRDLAFNPYPNPCNNSVAVSYQLAKPQKVRLIVVNAVGATVFATTSEHAQAGTYRLVWNGTDNAGQQLPSGVYFLVLQAERFQQVFKVALLK; translated from the coding sequence ATGCGAACCAGTACCGCTGCTACTCTTTCGGTCTGCCTTGTAGCTATGCAGGCCTTGGCTCAGATCGAGATCATTCTCGATAACGAGGATCCAGGATTTGCAGTAACCGGGGAATGGCTGACCAAAACTACGGGTGACCCCTACGGCGGCAGCGCCCTGTACAAGCGCAAGGGAGACGGCTCGGCAAAGGCACGGTGGCGGACTTTGCTCACGTTCCCCGGGTACTACAGGGTCGAGGTGCACGTGGTAGACGGCAACTACGCCGAGGACACACGCCTCACTATCCGCACCGCGTCTGGTGACACCATCATGGTGGATAACCAAAACTACCGTCCAGGGTGGCACCTGCTGGGCACCTTCGACCTGCCGGAGACGACGTGGGTGGAGGTCAATGACTACTTTGAGGGGGCAGGTCGCTACGTGCTTGCGGATGCGGTTCGCCTCAACTCCACCGCAAACACGTACGCGATCAGTGGCGAGCTCCTCTTTGCCGAAGGCTCGTCGCGCGCTACGTCCTCCATCGCCCTGTTTCGCCACGGCATTCGCCAGCCCGTCATGCGGTCCACACAAGAGGGTACACATCATCGTTTTCTCTTTGAAAAACTCCCGGAAGGATGGTACAGCCTCGTCGCCGCCGCTTGGGGCTACGACACCTTGCGTGTGGACTCCCTGTTGCTCCAGGGAGGCGACCTCGCCAACCTCCTCTTTACACTACAGCCGACGCCTGGGCCTCGCTACTCTATCAGGGGCACGCTGTTCTTAGACGATGCCTCAGACACTGCGTGCTGTCGAGTGGTTGCCTATCCAGATGCTTTTCCACTTTCGGCCTGCTACGACTCTGTGCGACATGGCCAGGCCTTTGAGCTCAGCAATCTGCCCGAGGGGGTGTATCACCTACGTTTCCTTGCCCAAGGCTACACCCCCGATACCAGTAGCTTCGTGGGCGTGTACCTTTCTGGCGGCGACCTCCAGCTTGAGGCGGTGACCCTGGCGCGTGTATTCAGCTTTGCCTGGATCAGCGACAGCCATGTGGGCGCGGGAACCACGGAGGCGGGCTTGGTGGCGATCCTTAACGCCATCAACAAGCTGGCAGGCTCCTTAGACTTCCTGTTGCACACGGGCGATCTCACGGAGCGCGGCTCCGACAGCGAAATTCAGCAGTATTTGGACATGATGCGGTCCTGCCACCTGCCAGTCTGGAGCGTGCCTGGCAATCACGACACCAAATGGAGCGAATCTGGCCTTCACACCTTGCATCGGCATTTCGGCGCGATGCGCTTTTCATTTTCCCACCATGGCTTTCGCATCATTGGCATGAACACAGGCATCCCGCTTCGGGGCGGCGCTGGCTTCTTTGACCCTGCCGACATCGCATGGCTCAGACAGGAGCTGTCACGCCTCGACCCGCCTGATACGCCGATAATCTTTGCCTGTCACTTCCCGTGCGACTTTAGTTCCATGTACAACTACTGGCAGGTCCTGGATCTTCTAAAGGGTTTCCGCACGGCCATCATTTTGGTTGGACATGGACACAGCAATCGTGCCTATGACTTTGAGGGCATCCCGGGGGCGATGGGTCGCGACACCTACAGTTCTCCTCCTGGCTTCAACGTGGTCACGGTGAGCAAAAGGGAGATTGTGATCACCCCGTACACGGCGGAAGGCCAGGCAGGCGAACCATGGTTGCGAATCCCTTGTGCCGCCTCAGCCCAGACACAAGTGCAATTCGTGGATCTCGAAGAAGCTGAGGTAGTCTCCGGCACCAGAGCCGTGCACGTGCGCATCGAGGTGCCTGCAACTGGGGGGACTTGGCAGGTTACGCACAGTCGCATCGGCGGAGGCGCTGTAGGGGGTTCACTCTCCGGCGGTCCCCACGAATGGTCCTTCTCACTGCCCAGCGGGTCCTTGGAGAACGGTTACCACACCGTGCAAGTGGCCCTTACGACTTCAGATGGCCGAAGAGTCTCACGCACTCGCGGGTTCCTCGTGCAAAACGCCGGGCCACAGGCGGTTTGGCGCTATCAGGCCGGGGCGGAGGTGATCACGGCACCGGCCTGCGATGGGCAGCGGGTATACGTGGGCACGAGCGACGGGCGGATCATTGCATTGCGGCTTGATGACGGCACTCCTGCCTGGCCACCTCTCCAGACACCAGGCGCGGTCTTTGCCTCTCCTGCAGTGCGGGAAGGAGTTCTGTACTGCGGCGCCACCGATGGCACCTTTTATGCGCTCAATGCAGCCAACGGCCAAGTGCTCTGGACTTACCAGGCCACCGGTGCCGTGCTCACTCCACCGGTTGTGGTGGACACCACCGTCTACTTTGCTGGCAGTCAAACCATGTACGCCCTCGGTACCAAGGGGCACCGCCGACTGTGGGAGTATCGCGCCAGCGGGATGATCGAGTGCAAACCGGCAGTGGCCGGTGACCTGCTCCTGTTCGGGTGTTGGGACCGCCAGTTCCGTGCACTGAACCGCCACACGGGACAGTTGCGCTGGAGCTGGAATCGGACTTCCAGCTTCTACTATGCCCCTGCTGCCTCCTGGCCTGCAGCCACACCTGACCGCGTGTTTGTGTCCGATCCCGAAAGATACGTCAGCGCCATCAGCCTCGCTAACGGTGCCACCATCTGGTCCAGCAAGACGCCGGAAGCATGGGATTCGATCGGTCTGTCCGAAGACGGCACCAGCACGCTCTATGTGCGCTCGTTGGACGGATGCCTGTACGCCTTTCTGGCCGGCAGTCCTACCCAATTGCAACTCTGGGCGTCAAACGTGGGCTATGGCTGGGACACTACTCCATCCATGCCAGTGGAAAAGGGGGGCATTGTCTTCACCGGCAGCAAGCCGGGATTTGTGGTGGCAGTAGCCAGCTGGGGTGGTTTATGCTGGCGCTACTGGTTGTCTCATGCCTATGTTGCCACTGTCACCCCGCTCGATGGCGAACGGGTGTTGGCCGCTGCACTGGATGGCACGGTTGCCCTTATCCATGCCGTCGGCACGGAGGTACCTGAGGCGAGCCAGTCACCACCACCCCCTCAGCGCGACCTCGCCTTCAATCCCTACCCGAACCCCTGCAACAACTCCGTGGCAGTTTCCTATCAGCTGGCAAAGCCGCAGAAGGTTCGCCTCATCGTCGTCAACGCCGTCGGCGCCACCGTGTTCGCCACCACGAGCGAGCACGCCCAGGCCGGCACATACCGGCTTGTGTGGAATGGAACCGACAATGCGGGACAACAATTGCCCTCTGGGGTCTACTTTCTGGTTCTCCAAGCGGAGCGGTTTCAACAAGTGTTCAAAGTGGCGCTGTTGAAATAA
- a CDS encoding S9 family peptidase: protein MTRKWGAVLALALAATIALTSCAKKAHQALEPPRAEKIPTTLIKHGHARVDNYYWLNQRDNPKVIAYLEAENRYLEAALAHTKKLQEKLYKEIVGRIKQTDMSVPYLDNGYYYYTRFEEGKEYPIYARKKGQLDAPEEVMLDVNAMAAGHAFYSVTGVTVSPDNRWVAFGVDTVSRRRYTIYFKDLESGELAPESISNTTGEAVWANDSRTVFYVVKDTTTLRAERVFRHTLNADPTQDVEVYHEKDSTYSVYAHKSKSKKYVFIVSTSTLSSEVRFLDADEPTSAFTVVQPRERNHEYSVAHVGDKFYIVTNDQAKNFRLMEADVRRPAKKHWREVIPHRDDVLLEDVEVFTDYLVVSERKNGLRQLRIINQADKSEHYLDFGEEAYFATPTDNREMDTHLLRYAYTSLTTPLTIYDYDMAGRTKTLLKRQEVLGGFRQEDYQTERLYAPAEDGTLIPISLVYRKGMKKDGSHPLLLYGYGSYGASTEATFSSPVLSLLDRGFVYAIAHIRGGSEMGRQWYEDGKLLKKKNTFTDFISCAEYLIAQKYTSPDRLFARGGSAGGLLMGAVINMRPDLFKGVIANVPWVDVVTTMLDESIPLTTSEYDEWGNPNVKEYYDYMLSYSPYDNVAARSYPALFVTTGLHDSQVQYFEPAKWVAKLRELKTDNNLILLHTDMHSGHGGRTGRFERFRRTAMEYAFLLDQAGIRK, encoded by the coding sequence ATGACAAGAAAGTGGGGGGCAGTTCTTGCCCTGGCTCTCGCAGCAACTATTGCGCTGACCTCTTGTGCGAAGAAAGCCCACCAGGCACTGGAGCCGCCACGAGCGGAGAAAATCCCCACTACGCTCATCAAACACGGCCACGCGCGGGTGGACAACTACTACTGGCTCAATCAACGCGACAACCCTAAAGTCATCGCCTACTTGGAGGCAGAAAACCGCTACTTGGAGGCCGCCCTCGCCCACACCAAGAAGCTCCAGGAAAAGCTCTACAAGGAGATCGTGGGGCGCATCAAGCAAACCGACATGTCGGTTCCTTACCTGGACAACGGCTATTACTACTACACGCGATTTGAAGAGGGAAAGGAATACCCCATCTACGCCCGAAAAAAAGGCCAACTGGATGCGCCCGAGGAAGTGATGCTGGACGTCAATGCCATGGCCGCCGGCCATGCGTTCTATTCCGTCACCGGGGTGACTGTCAGCCCTGACAACCGTTGGGTCGCCTTCGGCGTGGACACAGTGAGCAGGCGTAGGTACACCATCTATTTCAAAGATCTTGAAAGTGGGGAACTAGCTCCCGAATCGATCTCTAACACGACTGGGGAGGCAGTGTGGGCCAACGACAGCAGAACGGTCTTTTACGTGGTCAAGGACACGACCACTCTCCGCGCCGAGCGCGTGTTCCGGCACACGCTGAACGCCGACCCAACCCAGGACGTCGAGGTCTACCACGAAAAAGATTCCACCTACTCGGTTTACGCCCACAAGTCCAAGTCGAAAAAGTATGTCTTTATCGTCTCCACCAGCACTCTATCCTCGGAAGTCCGCTTCTTGGATGCCGATGAGCCCACCAGTGCGTTTACGGTGGTACAGCCTCGGGAAAGAAACCACGAATACTCGGTGGCGCACGTGGGGGACAAGTTCTACATCGTCACCAACGACCAGGCCAAAAACTTCCGTCTGATGGAGGCCGACGTGCGCAGGCCGGCCAAGAAGCACTGGCGAGAGGTCATCCCCCATCGCGACGATGTTTTGCTAGAGGACGTCGAAGTGTTCACCGATTACCTGGTGGTGAGCGAGCGCAAAAATGGTCTGCGCCAGCTGCGCATTATCAACCAGGCCGACAAGAGCGAACACTACCTCGATTTTGGGGAAGAGGCTTACTTTGCCACCCCTACCGACAACAGAGAGATGGACACTCACCTCCTCCGTTACGCTTACACATCGCTGACCACGCCTCTCACTATTTACGATTATGACATGGCGGGGCGCACCAAGACTTTGCTGAAGCGCCAGGAGGTGTTGGGTGGCTTCCGCCAGGAAGACTATCAGACCGAGCGGCTCTATGCTCCCGCAGAGGACGGCACGCTCATCCCGATCTCGCTTGTCTACCGGAAGGGCATGAAGAAGGATGGTTCCCATCCCCTTTTGCTCTATGGCTATGGCTCCTATGGGGCGAGCACGGAGGCGACCTTCAGCTCGCCGGTGCTGAGTCTGCTGGATCGCGGTTTTGTCTACGCCATTGCCCACATTCGTGGCGGCTCAGAAATGGGACGGCAGTGGTATGAGGACGGCAAGCTCTTGAAGAAGAAGAACACCTTCACTGACTTTATCAGTTGTGCCGAATACCTGATCGCACAAAAGTACACAAGCCCAGACCGGCTTTTCGCCCGCGGGGGCAGCGCTGGAGGTCTATTGATGGGTGCGGTGATCAACATGCGCCCTGACCTATTCAAGGGAGTCATCGCCAACGTGCCCTGGGTGGATGTGGTCACCACCATGTTGGATGAGTCCATCCCGCTCACCACAAGCGAATACGACGAGTGGGGCAACCCCAACGTCAAGGAGTACTACGACTACATGCTCTCCTACTCGCCCTACGACAATGTTGCGGCAAGAAGCTACCCTGCGCTATTTGTGACCACCGGACTTCACGATTCGCAGGTGCAGTACTTTGAACCAGCCAAATGGGTTGCGAAGCTGCGCGAGCTGAAGACCGACAACAATCTCATCCTACTGCACACCGACATGCACTCCGGCCACGGGGGCAGAACCGGCAGGTTCGAGCGCTTCAGAAGAACGGCGATGGAGTACGCCTTTCTGTTAGACCAGGCGGGAATCAGGAAATGA
- a CDS encoding flavin reductase family protein produces MTKKSLGARPALTPLPVWVVGSYDSLGKPNMMTAAWVGICGYRPPSLMVVMRKAAYTHGNITRRKAFTVNIPSEDFAAETAYFGSVSGRDVDKLAVTGLTPVRSELVDAPYLKEFPLVAECRLVHAYEMDLHTMFIGEIVDVKVDPSCLDADGRVDVSLMRPVVFNTGKGTFHALGRSLGTTGELRGKYTP; encoded by the coding sequence CTGACGAAAAAGTCACTGGGCGCACGGCCTGCATTGACCCCTCTACCGGTGTGGGTGGTTGGCTCCTACGACAGCCTCGGCAAGCCCAACATGATGACCGCAGCCTGGGTCGGCATCTGTGGCTACCGCCCTCCGTCGCTGATGGTGGTCATGCGCAAAGCCGCCTATACGCATGGCAACATCACCCGCCGGAAGGCATTCACGGTGAACATCCCCAGCGAGGACTTTGCCGCAGAGACGGCCTATTTTGGGAGCGTCTCTGGGCGCGATGTGGATAAGCTGGCGGTGACCGGCCTCACACCGGTGCGCAGCGAGCTTGTCGATGCCCCCTACCTGAAAGAATTCCCTTTAGTGGCAGAATGCCGGCTGGTGCACGCTTATGAAATGGACCTGCACACCATGTTCATCGGCGAGATCGTGGATGTGAAAGTCGACCCCAGCTGCCTTGATGCAGATGGTAGGGTTGACGTGTCCCTCATGCGACCGGTGGTGTTCAATACAGGAAAAGGCACTTTCCATGCTCTTGGCCGCAGCCTGGGCACCACTGGTGAGCTGAGAGGCAAGTACACCCCCTGA
- a CDS encoding DUF169 domain-containing protein, whose amino-acid sequence MRQRNQPLMMPDPSRLQDAARLRTPLIGVYEAPDPALFAPCVRPTPGTRTCIFAFYENWKQGQFLHLTAEQYGCGGAGRWLFGLATRPRAEFVDFLVREEGLRATAELMEQWLDASRPFQPEYGNLFIGPLRAEAYQCLKTVSFVVNPDQLSLLIIGANYHAAPEDPPPVIAPFGSGCGQLLALFPDLSRPQAIIGATDIAMRQHLPPEALFFTVTKPMFERLCALDERSFLFKPFWQRLLKARGC is encoded by the coding sequence TTGCGCCAAAGGAACCAGCCACTTATGATGCCCGACCCCTCTCGCCTTCAGGATGCGGCAAGGCTCCGTACGCCGCTGATCGGCGTGTACGAGGCACCTGATCCGGCACTTTTCGCCCCTTGCGTGCGGCCAACGCCTGGCACCAGGACATGTATTTTCGCTTTCTACGAAAACTGGAAGCAAGGCCAGTTCCTCCACCTCACCGCAGAGCAATACGGCTGTGGCGGCGCAGGGCGCTGGCTCTTCGGCTTGGCCACGCGGCCACGTGCAGAGTTCGTGGACTTTCTCGTGCGCGAGGAGGGGCTGAGGGCCACTGCGGAGCTGATGGAGCAATGGCTCGATGCCTCGCGGCCATTTCAGCCGGAGTACGGCAACCTTTTCATCGGGCCTCTGCGGGCCGAGGCCTACCAGTGCCTGAAGACGGTGAGTTTTGTGGTCAACCCCGATCAGCTCAGCTTGCTCATCATCGGCGCGAACTACCATGCAGCGCCCGAGGACCCGCCGCCAGTGATCGCACCATTTGGCTCGGGATGTGGCCAGCTCCTTGCACTCTTCCCTGATCTGTCACGCCCTCAGGCGATCATCGGTGCTACCGACATCGCCATGCGTCAGCACCTGCCGCCCGAGGCACTCTTTTTCACTGTGACAAAGCCGATGTTCGAGAGGCTGTGCGCTCTGGACGAGCGTAGTTTCCTTTTCAAGCCATTTTGGCAGCGCCTGCTCAAGGCACGTGGCTGTTGA
- a CDS encoding class I SAM-dependent methyltransferase — protein MHERRYAGEVERLRNPERLALLEVEKVVDLTLRGISAQSVLDIGVGTAVFAEAFARHGLRAYGIDVRLEMLQAARALFPLGRYQLAVAEALPHRTGAVDIAFLGLLLHESDEPVLTFAEAWRVAKKRVAILEWPFVEEEHGPPLEHRLRIDQVQQIAQVAGARGVWTYPLAHTVLHIADH, from the coding sequence ATGCACGAACGACGCTATGCTGGCGAAGTAGAACGACTTCGCAACCCAGAACGCCTCGCCCTGTTAGAAGTGGAGAAGGTTGTGGATTTGACTCTGCGCGGCATTTCGGCGCAAAGCGTGTTAGACATTGGTGTTGGGACGGCTGTGTTTGCCGAGGCCTTTGCCCGCCACGGCCTGCGCGCCTATGGCATCGACGTGCGGCTGGAGATGCTGCAAGCGGCGCGGGCCCTTTTCCCCTTGGGCCGCTACCAGCTCGCCGTGGCCGAGGCCCTTCCACATCGCACCGGCGCAGTGGATATTGCCTTCCTTGGGCTCTTGTTACACGAGAGTGACGAACCGGTACTCACCTTTGCGGAGGCATGGCGAGTCGCCAAGAAGCGCGTTGCTATCCTGGAGTGGCCGTTCGTGGAGGAAGAGCACGGTCCTCCGCTTGAACATCGCCTGCGCATTGACCAGGTCCAGCAGATTGCCCAGGTAGCCGGGGCACGTGGCGTGTGGACCTATCCCCTGGCGCACACGGTGCTCCACATCGCAGACCATTGA